One Mercurialis annua linkage group LG3, ddMerAnnu1.2, whole genome shotgun sequence DNA window includes the following coding sequences:
- the LOC130015266 gene encoding uncharacterized protein LOC130015266 produces MAVAADPVVETVKSLLQDFLTKQVVAPNTHSVASIQSNCEFCGDPSHMANECYVMSQQINEQINYVGGQRPKNNPYAAAYNPGWRNHPNLSWKDNGNQTQNQTGPSFQGEQRPQQNLGNFQNQGSFYHHNNRPQHPPGFQHNEHGESLHSKIDKMMELIIMKDAKTQQALKNHAATIHNQELQIQQMAKALQNQNQGCLPSTTEANPREQVKAITLRSSKVLPKDHTEKVILEAEKEQHEENEPEKVVTKPTPLPPYVPKIPFPQRLWKPKDTWKFHQFLETFKKLQINISLADALREMPHYAKFLKDILMNKRSWDENTVPFTENCSSISLSKLPTKLDDLGSFTIPCTIGDLQTINCLCDLGASINLMPLSLFRQLLGDQRVKTTLMMLQLADHSVKKPYGIVENVLVKVEKFIFPVYFVVLDYEIDKECPLILGRPFMNTSRALIDVNAGKLTLRIGEENVEFEMKKSEQGLSNEKKCMKVDCVEERGE; encoded by the coding sequence ATGGCAGTTGCTGCTGACCCAGTAGTAGAGACGGTCAAGTCACTACTACAGGATTTTCTCACAAAACAAGTTGTAGCACCCAACACTCATAGTGTTGCTTCAATCCAGAGTAACTGTGAGTTTTGTGGAGATCCTAGCCATATGGCGAATGAGTGCTATGTGATGTCGCAGCAGATCAACGAGCAAATCAACTATGTGGGAGGACAGAGACCAAAAAATAATCCATATGCTGCTGCTTACAATCCAGGGTGGAGAAATCACCCAAATTTATCATGGAAGGATAATGGAAACCAGACCCAGAATCAGACAGGTCCTAGTTTCCAAGGAGAACAAAGACCACAACAGAATTTGGGTAACTTCCAGAATCAAGGCAGCTTTTACCATCATAACAATAGGCCACAGCATCCACCTGGTTTCCAGCACAACGAACATGGAGAGTCTCTGCACagcaaaattgataaaatgatgGAATTGATCATAATGAAGGACGCAAAGACTCAACAAGCACTTAAGAATCATGCTGCTACTATTCATAACCAAGAATTGCAAATACAACAGATGGCTAAAGCactacaaaatcaaaatcaaggTTGTTTACCATCCACTACTGAGGCAAATCCAAGAGAGCAAGTCAAGGCGATAACACTAAGGAGTTCAAAAGTGTTGCCTAAAGATCATACCGAGAAGGTTATATTAGAAGCAGAAAAGGAGCAGCATGAGGAAAATGAACCTGAAAAGGTAGTCACTAAGCCTACTCCACTACCTCCGTATGTACCAAAAATACCTTTCCCACAGAGATTGTGGAAGCCAAAAGATACTTGGAAGTTTCATCAGTTTTTAGAAACTTTCAAGAAGCTACAAATCAACATCAGTTTGGCTGACGCATTACGAGAAATGCCGCATTATGCAAAGTTTTTAAAGGACATCCTTATGAACAAGAGAAGCTGGGATGAGAATACGGTTCCATTTACTGAAAATTGCAGCTCAATCAGCTTGAGCAAATTACCAACGAAACTCGATGATCTAGGGAGTTTTACTATTCCTTGTACTATTGGTGATTTGCAAACTATTAATTGTCTTTGTGATTTGGGTGCTAGTATAAATTTAATGCCTCTATCTTTGTTTAGGCAACTACTTGGTGACCAACGGGTTAAGACCACCCTAATGATGCTGCAGTTGGCTGACCATTCGGTCAAAAAGCCATATGGGATCGTGGAAAATGTTTTAGTTAAGGTCGAAAAATTTATATTCCCAGTGTATTTTGTCGTCCTTGACTATGAAATTGACAAAGAATGCCCATTGATCCTTGGACGCCCATTCATGAACACAAGCAGAGCACTCATTGATGTGAATGCAGGCAAGCTGACTCTGCGAATAGGTGAAGAAAACGTGGAGTTTGAAATGAAGAAGAGCGAGCAAGGCTTaagtaatgaaaaaaaatgcatgAAGGTCGACTGTGTTGAGGAAAGGGGGGAATGA